In Lolium rigidum isolate FL_2022 chromosome 3, APGP_CSIRO_Lrig_0.1, whole genome shotgun sequence, the genomic window CAGAAATTCTCAGTGACCCGTGAGGGCCAAAGAGGGGGTTTGGAAATAGTTTTCAACCAGCAATTGACGCGCCTCGGTATAACCTCACTAGCTGCGTCATTGCCCCAAGCGAGGTGGGACAAAAGAAACTCAACAACCGGAGGGAGAACATAGCTGCGCACGGCTCGCTCTTCTCATGGGCCGGGAATGTGGAAATGGAAGTTCACTATCGGGCCGTCTTGCTATCTTGCGCTAATCGTAGTGCTATGCTACTAGGCGCGTCCAAAACAGAAAAGGACGGAAAAAAAATACCCGCATACAgcgacccgccgccgccgccgcctccctcgctgCATTCCGCCGGCACCAGCCGCAAGAGCCCTGCCGCCTGGACTGTTCCCCGTCTCCTCCAGGCGGACTCCTCTGCAGAGAGATTGCTCGCCGCGGCTGCTCTGTATCGAGTCCGACGCCGCCTTCAGCCCGGAGTTGTCTACACCGAGCTTGCCGCCTCAGGCCCGAGAGCTTCTCCAAATCCGAGCACGCCTTCTACAGCCCAAGCACGCCCTCCAGCCGAGCACCAGCCAGGAGCTCCACCGCTCTCTCCCCCCGGTGAGCTGCCGACCTACTCACTGATACAGTATATGCCACTGTAACCTTATTTGTATGACCCCTATAAGCTGATTTGTATATACCCAACTGTTGTGATTTGTATGTCCCCTCATAGCTGCTTTGTAGTAGTATCTTAAACAAATGTTGACGGGATTTTCTTAGGAGAGCACACAAGTTATGCTAATACAAACAGGAATGACATGAATCTCCTACACCAACTCTCTACGCAGGCCGCACAGACCAGCGAGTGGAGCGTCGTCTCAAGCAGCGGGAGGTGACCAGGTTTGCCCCCAGCCTCAGCTCACCCATCTCAGCTCCAGAATTTGGAATGTGAGTGGTGACAGGACTTTGGGTCGAATCACAGCTTTCGTCATGTCATCATTCGCCGGTCTCTCCGTTGTCACCAACGGAAAGCACTGCACCACGACGGCCATCGATGCCGGCATGGGCAGTGGGTACCACCTGCTTGTGGTCAAAGACTACTTGCGCACCGTACAAGAGGTGCCCAACGGCAAGAGCATCTGCTCTGGGCATTTCATGGTAGGAGGACATAAATGGTGCATCAAATACCACCCAAATGGCAAGCAGCCAAGTTGTGCCGACTTCATTTCTCTCGGTCTTTGCCTTGTCGATGACGATGTTGAAGAGGCTGTGAAGGCCAAGTTCATGTTTAGCTTCGTCGACCAGGTTGAGAAGCAAAAGGCAAAGGAATTTTTTGCAAATCAAACATACATCTTCCCCGTCAAAGGTTATTGTTGGGGCTCCTTGAAGTTTATGAAAAGAGATGCCCTTGAACGGTCAGCTCATCTAAAGGCTGATTGTTTCACCATCCGGATTGACATCATGGTCTGCAATGATCTCACCACACAGCAGGATGCCGTTGGCACCCTGTCTGGCATAGGCCAACATTTCAAAATTCTACTTCAAGATAAAGTGGGTTGTGATGTCACATTTGAGGTCAGTGGTGAGACGTTCCTTGCACACCGTTGTGTGCTTGCAGCCCGATCTAAAGTTTTCAGGGCACAGTTCTTTGGCCCCATGACACAGGGTATCACGTCCAGTGCCATACAGATCAAAGACatggatgcaaaagtgtttgcagctaTGCTTAGCTTCATCTACTCAGACTCATTTCCTGAGATGGAGGAGAACAAAGCACAAGctgtcgaagaacaagaagaggaaGCAGCAAAGCTTGTTACGTGGATGCAGGACTTGTTTGTAGCGTCAGACAGATATGATATCCAGCAGCTCAAGTTCTTATGTGAAAAGAAGTTGTTCAACCTCACAGGTGTGAGCTCCGTGGCCTGCACTCTAGCTCTAGCTGAGCGACACAACTGCCACAGATTGAAGGATGCGTGCTTGACGTTTATCCAAGTCCAATCTCCCAAGTGTTTGGAAAAGGTAATGGAGACTGATGGCTGGGAGCTTATAGTTACGACCTATCCCTCTATTTTGAAGGAGATCATTGCCAAGGTTGCGTCCAATCAGAAGGACAATAAGAGGAAATATGAGAGTATGTAATGCAAGACCTGAAGTAATACTGGAGTATTATGCATATATGGGATAGGATCCTCTAGGTAGATGGTAGTCTGTGTGTCTTGCTTTTGTTTCATCATGTTGTTCGCCTATATGCTGAACCAGAAATATCCAGCATATGGGCAAATGTGAAGGTCTGTAGTTTCAGGTGTAAGCATCAACATTGATCTGTGCAAGTAACCTAGCTAGTCGTTTCTCTTTGCATTGTTTCGTATATTGTTGCTTTGTGCCTTCCCCTGTCAAGTAGAATGAAGTAAGTATAAATAGGTTATGCTGCTTTGCTGATTGGATGAAATAATGCTAGCAATATCATTTAGTACACATGACTGTCAATAGGTCATGTTATTTATCTTCAGCCATGTGTTTTATTCTATCCACCTAAATGCTACTCCCTCTACCAAATTATAAGACGTTTTAGCACACTGTTCTAGTAATCTAAAACGTCTTATAATTTGTTACAGAGGAAGCAGTATTTTCAGCTACTTATCTGCTTTTCATAGAAGTATTAAATTAGATGAAGattgttctctgaataaatggacAATTTAGAGAGTATGATCTCTAAAAAtaaataattctacttgaccaagaTAGTTATGCTTGCACTTTTTATTGTTGTTTTCGCACAACTTGACTGTTTTTTCTACTGATTCTAATGATTTATTAGTTTCATTGATACTAACTTTCTCCTGTTTCTTGTGATTCTGGATAAACATCTTTAGTCTAGTGTTATCTTCCAGTCTTGTTGTTCCATTCTCTAGAATTTTACATCCAGATGaagaaaaatttcaaaattcTTCTGAAATTTCTGGTCGCATTCTCTCAAACTTCACATCCAGTTGGTTCTGAACTAGAAAAACTTGTGCTCTTCTAAGCTCTTCCAGTTCAAAAATCTTAGACTACTACACCCAGTCCTTTTTAGTTTGATGCAGGTCAACCTGGAAATATGGATAACTTTTTGATGAACAAAGGAACTTGCTTGCCCGCCCGGAGCAAGCCTGATTCCGTCGACACCTACGACTACTTGCTTGCCTTTTCTTTATCTGCCCGCCTAGTAGAGTgtgtttcaattcaattcaccatacTCCTGACTGGTTATATTCATTGGTTAGTGCATTCTTAATTTCATATCATTCCATCATGTACGCATAAAAGATTTACAAATGTCATAAGCTTCTCAACCTGCATCTTCAGCCCCTTTGAGA contains:
- the LOC124700295 gene encoding BTB/POZ and MATH domain-containing protein 2-like, with product MSSFAGLSVVTNGKHCTTTAIDAGMGSGYHLLVVKDYLRTVQEVPNGKSICSGHFMVGGHKWCIKYHPNGKQPSCADFISLGLCLVDDDVEEAVKAKFMFSFVDQVEKQKAKEFFANQTYIFPVKGYCWGSLKFMKRDALERSAHLKADCFTIRIDIMVCNDLTTQQDAVGTLSGIGQHFKILLQDKVGCDVTFEVSGETFLAHRCVLAARSKVFRAQFFGPMTQGITSSAIQIKDMDAKVFAAMLSFIYSDSFPEMEENKAQAVEEQEEEAAKLVTWMQDLFVASDRYDIQQLKFLCEKKLFNLTGVSSVACTLALAERHNCHRLKDACLTFIQVQSPKCLEKVMETDGWELIVTTYPSILKEIIAKVASNQKDNKRKYESM